AGTCTTAAGCATTGGTAAGAAAGTGGCGTCAGGTCCAGTACACCAATGAAGACCAAACCCGCTCGTTAACTTCAGCTTCACAAGCGTCCTGCTCAAAAACATCTCTCGAGGGAGAAGATAATCTTCGCCCTCGAAGTTGATGGAGAGATAAAGCTCCGAGACGCCACGTCGCAGCGCGTTGCATATCCAACCGTTAACACGGTCCGGATCAACGCCGTCTTCGCACTTCAAGGTGAATCTCTCGATGGGAGAGTCACCTTGGAGAGACAACACACGATCCACAAAATCCATGAAGCCTTCCGGATATGGAAAGACAGAGTCGTCGACGTCGAGGATGGGGACACGTGTGAACAGATAACGCCATTTCTTGGAGAGGACAGAGGTCAGAGCGGCTTCCTTTGTGGTGAGGAAGGATAGTATGTGAGAACGAACATCGTCTGGTAGAGCGCTCAAGAGATCCATTTTTTCACTGCAGTGTAAACACACACAAAACGTTCCTTAAAGCAAAATTCAATTTTACCAAACAGCTCAAAGACAACAACACCGGTTAAGAAACCACTTACCTTTGGTAGCAGAGACTAGGAGCAAGAGAAACACTGAAAATGCAAAACCTTTGCAGCACTATCGACACTTTAAATTAGGGCAACTCTCGTCCCTTTTCAGAAGGGGAGAGAATGAGTGAGCGAAGTTAAGGGTAGTTTCGGATGTTCTGTCGGTAAAAAATCAATGTTTTGACCGGACCGGACAATGGTTGGTCTGAACAACCAATTTAACCAAATTTTAAATTTGAAGCTAATTTTAAATTCAATAACTATACATATATATATATATATATATAACTATATAAAATTATTTTTATAAAATTTATACCATTAAAAAAAATGAAAACTTTAAAAATAATATAAAATTAGATTAAAACTAATTTATCTAGGTAGTATTAAAAAATAATTTGTTATGAAATAACTTATAATTTATAGTATCGAAAAATTTAAATAAGAATAGAATTCAATACCCGTATGAATCAAATAACACTAATATAAGTGAGAGAGTTTATTATAAAGAAGAAGAAGAAGATGTAATGGTGTACAAAAGAGTGAGATGAGTGATGGTATTTATAGTGAGCAACAATACATAAAATATCAAAGATGGTGCTTGATTTGGNNNNNNNNNNNNNNNNNNNNNNNNNNNNNNNNNNNNNNNNNNNNNNNNNNNNNNNNNNNNNNNNNNNNNNNNNNNNNNNNNNNNNNNNNNNNNNNNNNNNNNNNNNNNNNNNNNNNNNNNNNNNNNNNNNNNNNNNNNNNNNNNNNNNNNNNNNNNNNNNNNNNNNNNNNNNNNNNNNNNNNNNNNNNNNNNNNNNNNNNNNNNNNNNNNNNNNNNNNNNNNNNNNNNNNNNNNNNNNNNNNNNNNNNNNNNNNNNNNNNNNNNNNNNNNNNNNNNNNNNNNNNNNNNNNNNNNNNNNNNNNNNNNNNNNNNNNNNNNNNNNNNNNNNNNNNNNNNNNNNNNNNNNNNNNNNNNNNNNNNNNNNNNNNNNNNNNNNNNNNNNNNNNNNNNNNNNNNNNNNNNNNNNNNNNNNNNNNNNNNNNNNNNNNNNNNNNNNNNNNNNNNNNNNNNNNNNNNNNNNNNNNNNNNNNNNNNNNNNNNNNNNNNNNNNNNNNNNNNNNNNNNNNNNNNNNNNNNNNNNNNNNNNNNNNNNNNNNNNNNNNNNNNNNNNNNNNNNNNNNNNNNNNNNNNNNNNNNNNNNNNNNNNNNNNNNNNNNNNNNNNNNNNNNNNNNNNNNNNNNNNNNNNNNNNNNNNNNNNNNNNNNNNNNNNNNNNNNNNNNNNNNNNNNNNNNNNNNNNNNNNNNNNNNNNNNNNNNNNNNNNNNNNNNNNNNNNNNNNNNNNNNNNNNNNNNNNNNNNNNNNNNNNNNNNNNNNNNNNNNNNNNNNNNNNNNNNNNNNNNNNNNNNNNNNNNNNNNNNNNNNNNNNNNNNNNNNNNNNNNNNNNNNNNNNNNNNNNNNNNNNNNNNNNNNNNNNNNNNNNNNNNNNNNNNNNNNNNNNNNNNNNNNNNNNNNNNNNNNNNNNNNNNNNNNNNNNNNNNNNNNNNNNNNNNNNNNNNNNNNNNNNNNNNNNNNNNNNNNNNNNNNNNNNNNNNNNNNNNNNNNNNNNNNNNNNNNNNNNNNNNNNNNNNNNNNNNNNNNNNNNNNNNNNNNNNNNNNNNNNNNNNNNNNNNNNNNNNNNNNNNNNNNNNNNNNNNNNNNNNNNNNNNNNNNNNNNNNNNNNNNNNNNNNNNNNNNNNNNNNNNNNNNNNNNNNNNNNNNNNNNNNNNNNNNNNNNNNNNNNNNNNNNNNNNNNNNNNNNNNNNNNNNNNNNNNNNNNNNNNNNNNNNNNNNNNNNNNNNNNNNNNNNNNNNNNNNNNNNNNNNNNNNNNNNNNNNNNNNNNNNNNNNNNNNNNNNNNNNNNNNNNNNNNNNNNNNNNNNNNNNNNNNNNNNNNNNNNNNNNNNNNNNNNNNNNNNNNNNNNNNNNNNNNNNNNNNNNNNNNNNNNNNNNNNNNNNNNNNNNNNNNNNNNNNNNNNNNNNNNNNNNNNNNNNNNNNNNNNNNNNNNNNNNNNNNNNNNNNNNNNNNNNNNNNNNNNNNNNNNNNNNNNNNNNNNNNNNNNNNNNNNNNNNNNNNNNNNNNNNNNNNNNNNNNNNNNNNNNNNNNNNNNNNNNNNNNNNNNNNNNNNNNNNNNNNNNNNNNNNNNNNNNNNNNNNNNNNNNNNNNNNNNNNNNNNNNNNNNNNNNNNNNNNNNNNNNNNNNNNNNNNNNNNNNNNNNNNNNNNNNNNNNNNNNNNNNNNNNNNNNNNNNNNNNNNNNNNNNNNNNNNNNNNNNNNNNNNNNNNNNNNNNNNNNNNNNNNNNNNNNNNNNNNNNNNNNNNNNNNNNNNNNNNNNNNNNNNNNNNNNNNNNNNNNNNNNNNNNNNNNNNNNNNNNNNNNNNNNNNNNNNNNNNNNNNNNNNNNNNNNNNNNNNNNNNNNNNNNNNNNNNNNNNNNNNNNNNNNNNNNNNNNNNNNNNNNNNNNNNNNNNNNNNNNNNNNNNNNNNNNNNNNNNNNNNNNNNNNNNNNNNNNNNNNNNNNNNNNNNNNNNNNNNNNNNNNNNNNNNNNNNNNNNNNNNNNNNNNNNNNNNNNNNNNNNNNNNNNNNNNNNNNNNNNNNNNNNNNNNNNNNNNNNNNNNNNNNNNNNNNNNNNNNNNNNNNNNNNNNNNNNNNNNNNNNNNNNNNNNNNNNNNNNNNNNNNNNNNNNNNNNNNNNNNNNNNNNNNNNNNNNNNNNNNNNNNNNNNNNNNNNNNNNNNNNNNNNNNNNNNNNNNNNNNNNNNNNNNNNNNNNNNNNNNNNNNNNNNNNNNNNNNNNNNNNNNNNNNNNNNNNNNNNNNNNNNNNNNNNNNNNNNNNNNNNNNNNNNNNNNNNNNNNNNNNNNNNNNNNNNNNNNNNNNNNNNNNNNNNNNNNNNNNNNNNNNNNNNNNNNNNNNNNNNNNNNNNNNNNNNNNNNNNNNNNNNNNNNNNNNNNNNNNNNNNNNNNNNNNNNNNNNNNNNNNNNNNNNNNNNNNNNNNNNNNNNNNNNNNNNNNNNNNNNNNNNNNNNNNNNNNNNNNNNNNNNNNNNNNNNNNNNNNNNNNNNNNNNNNNNNNNNNNNNNNNNNNNNNNNNNNNNNNNNNNNNNNNNNNNNNNNNNNNNNNNNNNNNNNNNNNNNNNNNNNNNNNNNNNNNNNNNNNNNNNNNNNNNNNNNNNNNNNNNNNNNNNNNNNNNNNNNNNNNNNNNNNNNNNNNNNNNNNNNNNNNNNNNNNNNNNNNNNNNNNNNNNNNNNNNNNNNNNNNNNNNNNNNNNNNNNNNNNNNNNNNNNNNNNNNNNNNNNNNNNNNNNNNNNNNNNNNNNNNNNNNNNNNNNNNNNNNNNNNNNNNNNNNNNNNNNNNNNNNNNNNNNNNNNNNNNNNNNNNNNNNNNNNNNNNNNNNNNNNNNNNNNNNNNNNNNNNNNNNNNNNNNNNNNNNNNNNNNNNNNNNNNNNNNNNNNNNNNNNNNNNNNNNNNNNNNNNNNNNNNNNNNNNNNNNNNNNNNNNNNNNNNNNNNNNNNNNNNNNNNNNNNNNNNNNNNNNNNNNNNNNNNNNNNNNNNNNNNNNNNNNNNNNNNNNNNNNNNNNNNNNNNNNNNNNNNNNNNNNNNNNNNNNNNNNNNNNNNNNNNNNNNNNNNNNNNNNNNNNNNNNNNNNNNNNNNNNNNNNNNNNNNNNNNNNNNNNNNNNNNNNNNNNNNNNNNNNNNNNNNNNNNNNNNNNNNNNNNNNNNNNNNNNNNNNNNNNNNNNNNNNNNNNNNNNNNNNNNNNNNNNNNNNNNNNNNNNNNNNNNNNNNNNNNNNNNNNNNNNNNNNNNNNNNNNNNNNNNNNNNNNNNNNNNNNNNNNNNNNNNNNNNNNNNNNNNNNNNNNNNNNNNNNNNNNNNNNNNNNNNNNNNNNNNNNNNNNNNNNNNNNNNNNNNNNNNNNNNNNNNNNNNNNNNNNNNNNNNNNNNNNNNNNNNNNNNNNNNNNNNNNNNNNNNNNNNNNNNNNNNNNNNNNNNNNNNNNNNNNNNNNNNNNNNNNNNNNNNNNNNNNNNNNNNNNNNNNNNNNNNNNNNNNNNNNNNNNNNNNNNNNNNNNNNNNNNNNNNNNNNNNNNNNNNNNNNNNNNNNNNNNNNNNNNNNNNNNNNNNNNNNNNNNNNNNNNNNNNNNNNNNNNNNNNNNNNNNNNNNNNNNNNNNNNNNNNNNNNNNNNNNNNNNNNNNNNNNNNNNNNNNNNNNNNNNNNNNNNNNNNNNNNNNNNNNNNNNNNNNNNNNNNNNNNNNNNNNNNNNNNNNNNNNNNNNNNNNNNNNNNNNNNNNNNNNNNNNNNNNNNNNNNNNNNNNNNNNNNNNNNNNNNNNNNNNNNNNNNNNNNNNNNNNNNNNNNNNNNNNNNNNNNNNNNNNNNNNNNNNNNNNNNNNNNNNNNNNNNNNNNNNNNNNNTGTTGGTAGGGTTTCTCCTTCCCGAATATTCTATCGCCGTAGCATTCACTTCGGGAAATGCCTTGGCTCCCGTAGGTCGGGAATTATGGTTTTTGATTAGTAACTCATCGTTCTTTTCAGCCAACATGAGTGTTACCATCAATTCAGAAAATTTAGTGTACCCACATTTTCTGTAAATTCGAGATAAGACGTTGTGTTCTTTGTGGAAAGTATTGTATGTCTTGTCAAGCATTTCTGCTTCGGTGACAGGGTTACCACAATATTTTAATTGTGCAACTATACTCAAGATAGTGGAATTGTAATCTCTAACCCTTTGGAAATCCTGAAACCTCAGGGTTTTCCACTCTTCAAGAGAATATAAGTAAGAGAGTTTATTATAAAGAAGAAGAAGAAGATGTAATGGTGTACAAAAGAGTGAGATGAGTGATGGTATTTATAGTGAGCAACAATACATAAAATATCAAAGATGGTGCTTGATTTGGTAAATGAGAGGGCCGGGAACTGGAGTTTCTCAATGTTTACCATTTGTATTTCTAAAACACAAAATAATAATTTTATTAGAACTTCATAATTTAAAAACCGTTTACATTAATCATACAAGCAATTACAAGGAGAAGCGATGTAAAGAAAATTAAACCGATAATCATCTTAAATTCACTCGGAGTAAATTCTCCATCGAATAAACCATAAATAGAAACACAAATAAAAATGGCACATAAAAACAAAAGTGCGCGAATCATCTTTCTTGAAAAATCGGAGGAGAGCGATTTTGAAATTTTTGAGAGAAGATGAAATGTTTTGGATGATGAAATGGAGTGAAAATGAGTTGTATTTATAGATGAAAATTACTGTTCATGACCGTTGGAGAAAGGGGAAATTTTTGAAAAATTTTCTTTGTGACCGTTGGGTTAAATCGAGTGCACCAAAAATTAGTCCGAAAATATCGTATTAAACGGTCAATCAAATCTATAAAATTTCATAAAAGTAAAAAATTATGACAATGAAATATTTATGTTATATGACAATAAATCATGCGACGGCTCAGCCGATCAATGCAGAATAATAAATAAATTATACGGCGGCTCGGCCGACCAATTAATAATAAACAGAATATAAGGCGGCTCAGCCGACCAATAAATAATAAACAGGATATAAGGCGGCTCGGCCGACCAATAAATAATTAACAGGATATAAGGCGGCTCGGCCGACCAATAAATAATTAACAGGATATAAGGCGGCTCGGCCGACCAATAAATAATTAACAGGATATAAGGCGGCTCGGCCGACCAATAAATAATTAACAGGATATAAGGCGGCTCGGCCGACCAATAAATAATTAACAGGATATAAGGCGGCTCGGCCGACCAATAAATAATTAACAGGATATAAGGCGGCTCGGCCGACCAATAAATAATTAACAGGATATAAGGCGGCTCGGCCGACCAATAAATAAATTAAATTACTAGTAAATAATATAGGCGGTATTCCGGCCATTATAACATGATATAAATAATAGTAGAGGCGGTATACCGACCATTATAACAGGGTATAAATGATACAAATAAATTTTACCGAATCGCAGAGTGATCGTGCTGATAACGTGTTATGAAATAACTTATAATTTATAGTATCGAAAAATTTAAATAAGAGTAGAATTCAATACCCGTATGAAGCAAATAACACTAATATAAGTAAGAGAGTTTATTATAAAGAAGAAGAAGAAGATGTAATGGTGTACAAAAGAGTGAGATGAGTGATGGTATTTATAGTGAGCAACAATACATAAAATATCAAAAATGGTGCTTGATTTGGTAAATGAGTGGGTGATCATAGTGTTTGATGAGTAGATGATCATAATGTTTGATGAGTAGATGATCATAGTGCTTGAGTTGGTAAATGAGCGAAATATCATTTCAAAGTTTATCTTATAACATAATTTATTTTTTTAAGGAATTTTATTAAAGTTTGCAATATTTTACTCAAATTTGAAAAACCGGTTCGATTTCTGTTCTTTTCTTTTCTCTCAATATATTGGTCGAACCGGATAACATATCTAGGGAAGGACAGAGATATTCCCGTTCCCAAACAGAAGACTATCTCCGCCTTTAATTGTTCAGAGAAAAAGGAGGCTGTTTTAACTGCTCAGTGCTCAGCCGCCGGGAAGATTAAGGTAATGTAACAAAAAACTCTGTAACTACGGATTCTAAACGTATTTTTCGATTTAAAGTTGGTGGTATCCTAGAATCGAACTCGAGCAATCCAAGTAGCTTTATCGATTGTTATTTTTTTAATTCAGTTTGTATTAATTGAGTATATACTTACTATTTCACTATAAATTTCTAGAGTTTTGGTCAGTGTTCTTCTCTAGTAATCACCTAGTATAGTTTCTTTTTGAGTTTAATTCAAGTCTTGTTCTTGTCTGTTCTTTTTTTTTCCTTGAAGGATGATGGATTTGATGTGGTTAATTGCCTTACTTCTTGGAGCTGCACTTGGATATTACATCAGCACTCTACGACGCCGTATCTTCGTCCCCTCCTCCAAATCTGTGGCAGAGTCTAGTGGGAATAAGAAGGCTAAGTCCAAAGAACCCCTAGAGATTGAGGAACTCACTGATTCCCTCAAAAGATTCAAAATGGTTTTTACCCTTACTACTCTTACCTATTTCTATATGTATTGACACTTGGCTGATATGAATTTGCTTCTTTGTCTTTGTCTGTGTAGGTTTTGGTAGCGAGGAATGATCTTAAAATGGGTAAAGGGAAGATTGCAGCTCAATGCAGGTAGTTTCTTCTCTCTTTTAGTGTTTCAATCATCCCCAAGCATATCTGCAACTCTGTTAGTTTGGGGTCTGCATTGTGTAGTCATGCAACTTTGGGTTTATACAAAAAACTCCTTCGACGGGCGCCAAAAGCTTTGAATAGGTAAAACTAAAACTAACACCATGTCATAGTCTAGATCCTTTAAGAGGTTTTCTATTTTAAAATTTATTGCTATTGCAGATGGGAGAATTGTGCACAGCCAAAAGTTGTGGTCAAAATCGAGAGTGAGGAAGAGATGCTAGCTTTGCGAGTAAGTTTTTTACTAAATGTTTTGTTGTATTTGATGAAGAAATCTTCTTGCCTCTTTACAAAATTGCAGGATTGTTTAAGTTCTTGGACTTGGATTCTTAGCTACAAATTGATTCTGTTTAGAGTTATTTCAAGTTCAGCGTCTTAACAATGTTGTCGATGGTGACAGGAGAGAGCAAAGTCTCTTAAGCTGCCAACCCATATCACCATTGATGCTGGAAAAACACAGATCGCACCAGGTGAGCTTTGTAGTTATTGTGTCATTTGAATCCAAGCAGCTCTCAAAGTTCGAATCCTACTTAACCGTAGTCTGAAAAAATATAAATAAGAGTCTAATGTGTGCATACTTGTATTGTTCTTCTTCCAGATTCAAGGACAGTAATGGCTATTCTTGGTATGTTATCTATGATCCCTCAATCTTCTTTAAAGATTAAAAACAAATGGAGAAGAGTTGTATAGTAGTTAGTACAAATGCACTAGTTTAATAGTTGCAACCTCTTTTAACCACTGTGTGTTAGTTGGAATCTAAGTTTGGTTTTTCCTCTAGTCACGAATTATTCACCATAAAAGTGTTTATCTGTGCAGGACCGGTGGACGTTGTTGATGATGTAACAGGTGGACTAAAGCTTATGTAACAACTCTTAGGTTCAGTATTCAGACAATCTAGCACAAGTTAGAATGTTAACTGACTCCAAGTTTTCCTTCACTTGATTTTACATGTTAAATCACCTTACTAGAAGATAGATGATCATATGATTATAGATTTTTGTTTGTCACACCATACATTAAAAGATAAAAGACAGTTATTTTGTTTTATCTATTTACTGGTTGATAAAGCTAATAAATAGTATTTTGCCCTAAACAATGATGTAGCTTTCTCTTCAAGCTATCAAATTTTCATCAAAGAACATATGAAACAGTATCTCACAAACTACTACACAAACACTTTGAAATCAAAATATGCAAAAGAAGATGATCAAAGATTACAAAGAAACAATCTCAAAAAAAAAAAAAAAATCCAAATTATTAAACCTTTCTTCATCCCCAAGCATTATCAAACGCTGCAGAAGTAATCGCCTGAACAAACTCTTCGAAATCGATGCAACCGTCCCCGTCTCGATCCGCTTCCCTGATCATCCCCGTCAACTCCTCCGCCGTCAACGCGTGTCCTAGCTTCGCCATCGAGTGCGCCAGCTCCGCCGCCGTTATGTACCCGTTCCCGTCGCGGTCGAACATCTTGAAGATGGCTTTGAGCTGGTCCTCCGTGTAGGGGCACTTGACGAGATCCGGCTCGACGAGGGCGACGAACTCGGAGAACTCGATGATTCCGTTGTTGTTCCGATCCGCTTTGTGGATGAGAGTGTCGAGCTGGTCTTGGCTCGGCTTCAGACCGAGAGATCTGAGGAGCGCGGCTAACTCTAGCTCCGTCAAGCTTCCGTCGTTGTTCTGGTCGTATGATCGGAAAATCTCACGGAGCTCTGCTAGCTGCTCGTCGCCTAGCTTCTTCCCTCGTGCCGGAGAAGGCTTGTCTCCGTCGTCGCGGCTCATTGTTTTTCTTCTCTCGGGGGACTTTAGATTGATATGTGTCTCTTTTTGACAAGTCAACGACAGGTATGTGATTATTAGATTGATTTGTAATTATGAGCAAAGGGAATAAATTTAAATTTAATTTATTAAAAAATCAAATAATTAATGATTTCGGATGTAATAATAAGAAACAGAACCAGTCAACGCGTGTTCGGTGGAGAGAAAACGGTCGTGTTGTCGTGCTAAGCTGTATTTTATCCGGAGAAGGCATTTTCCTCGACGAGCCCGCCACGTAAGGCTTAGCAGGCGATGTAGAGAATACAGTTCGGCGGTTGAGTGCGCGCTACGGCAACGACGGATCTTAGATAGTGCATGATCGTAAGTTAGGGCTCATCCACTTACTGGCAGAAGATAAAAATAATTAATAATGTATTTCGTTTGGGCTGGTGATAGCCCATATACCAAAAACTATATAAGAAATTTGTTTAAATAATTTGATCTTAGCCAAAAAGATAAGAAAGATTATCTTTCAAAGGAAATTAAACTAAAATCATATATATTATATATCATACTATATATGATTTTTAGCAGTTCCTATTAAATGATTTATATAATATATATATATATATATATATATATATATATATATATATATATATATATCATCCCACAAAATCAAATATCTATATACAAAGATCTATCATATCTTTTATAAAAGGAAAAAATATATTATTATTACTTGCAACGATACATAATCTGAGCATACTTACTATCGAGAATCTCATGCATTAATGTGATCTATTGATTTGAAATTGCTATAAATCAAATAACTATACACAAACATCTATTATGTCTTTTAAAAATGAAACAAAACATATAACAATATTTGCAAAAAATACATAATCTAAGCATATCTACTATCACCAATTAATCTCATGCATTAATGATCTATTGATTTGAAATGGCTATAAATCTGAGCACTATAAGCTTCATACCCTATAAATATCGTAAACATAACGAGAAGTAGTTAGAATTATCTTCCATTGAAATTAATGGAGCGTCAAGAGAGGTTTGAGAATATACCAAAATGGGAAAAAATGGATAAAGACATGCTTGCCAACATTTTCAAGAAGCTAGACGTGGTGGACGTCGTCATGGGAGCATCACGAGTGTGCATCACTTGGTTCCTTGCCTCTCACAACAAAACTATATGGAACACCATCAAACTCAACGATTTTGATTCGATTGTTTTAGATAACTCCTCTAACCCACATCTGCAGGATAATAATAATGGAAGAAAACATCTATACAGCCTTAGGGAGATCTTGATTGAAATCAACAATTTCAGCCGTGCAGCCCCGGTTGATTTTTTCTTCAATGTTAATACCAACTAGACTTTGACCCGCGCACCTGCGCGGGTTTATATTTTGAAAAATATGTTGATATTTGTTTTTCATGTAATTATTAATGTTTGGCAAAATGAATCCGAGGAACAGAACCGATACCGATCCAAAAATATAGTACCAAACCCGAACATAAATTGATTAAATATTCGAGTTATTCAAAATTTTGTTATTTAGAGAACCGAATCTGATCCGAACCGAAGTATTCGGGTACCCGAATTATCTAAAAATAGATTTATATACTTATATATATATTAATTAGATTTAACGTATATAAAACATCAAGAATGATACTTTTAAATTAGTTTAAATACTTGAAAATATGTGTTTTATTTTTCTTATATATATTGACAACATTTTTGTATAATGGTTATTGAAAAATAGTTTAGTAAAAATCCATTTTTGAATATATATATATATATATATATATATATATAACCACTTACCTCTCCACCAGATAGAGTTGAGGAATTGGTCTCAATTAATGAAACTGGTTCTGAGACTGATTCGATCCTCTGAATATACTCTCCAGACCAAACCTCAGAAACCTTAAAAGTCTCTGATCCATTTAAATTGTCAGTGCTTATTGCTAGACCGAAACAAAAAGATTTTCCAACCAAGTCTCGAATAGGCTGAGGAAGGATTTCTGGGTCTTCAATCTGTTACAAATATTAAACAGATTTCGGCTGGTAAGATCATTCAAATATTAGCCTATATGTTAAACTGTTAAAGTAAAATCACCTCATCAAATGAACCATCCCAAAGTTCAACAGCTTTGCTACCAATAATTGTTTTAGCTACAGTGTCAAGAAGCATCAATATGCATGTCTCAGAGTCATCTTTCACAACCAAATGAAGCTTAAACCTGTAAAGTTCACATATCACAAGTTACAGCAAATTTGTTTTATAATTTAAAAGCAATACACTAATTTTTGTACTTACTTTGGCTCGATAGTTGAACAGGCTCCACGACACATTTCACAATAAAATTGTGGCTTTTCAGATTGAATCATCTTACCAGTAGATTTCCTACCAATCCTAGTAAGACGTAGATTGTGTCTCTTACACCCAAAATAGAACCAACCCCAGTCTGTGTCAATTGTTTCAATTGAACAAATGATCTTGCAACTGTCAACCTATATGGTTATAAATATATAAATTTAAAACTCTTATGATAAGGACCACATTAACATCCAGATACGTAACGTAGTATTATTACCTCAAAACTCTGTAAAATCTCAGAAATACATCTCACGTCTACCTCATTCCAATCGTGAGCAACCCTTGTGATTATCTTCTTTTCATTACTTTGATCCAAAATACCTAGGGGAAGAGGATCATTCAACATCCTGATCAAAACAATAATTAGTACGCCAAAGTTGAAAAATTTTAATAGAGCCAAAATCAGCAATATATATTTCATACTTACTTCTGTTTAAAATCGATAGCTTCCTCCATTGTTGGATTGAGAAACACAAGTGAAGCATCAAATGCATTGGTTATTTGTTTTTCTCCTATTTTATTAAATAAAAATATTCAGAAAATCTTTCATTAATACTTTGGGAAAAGTACATATAAGATGTGGAGTGTATACCTCTGTATTCGCTGATTTTTGCAAACCTTATCAAGCATATAATACTTTCATCATTAGCTTCTTCCACCGATTCAAATTGCTCAGCATATTTTCCCCATAAGCAACATGCCACTTCATGACCACTGAGAGAAGATACCGAAATTTATTGAAACTTAGGACACAAAATGTAAAAATAATTATTAAAAGCTATTACTGAAACTACCTTGTATCACGCAAACGGAAATGAACTCTTTTTGTGTCATTTCCCTTAGCTTGGACCATAGCTACTGGTCCAAGATCAGTAACCTGTCCCATGATATCTGTGTCAATAACAAATAAAGATTTACTTCATTATAATAGTTAACAACTATATATATACAAAAAGTAAAAATCGTTATGTACACATACCAATTAGAAAATGGGGTTTCAGCTTTCCATTACCAATCTCCTCGTAGTTAGCCAGATTAAGGAAGTGATTATCATTCCGATAATCAGAAGGGGTTATTGATGTGTCTCCTATGATTGTCATCTTGTACTGCTGCGTCGTAGGTCGATATTGACCCACTCCTACCCCAGTTATTTTCACGGTGTCAATGACCTTCCATTCACCAACACGTAGGTAACGTTGAACACGAGTTATTTGAGATCTCTTGCATGATGCTTGGATTTTAGCACCCTTTTAAGAAAACAGAGTAGAATATGAGTAACTATTAGATGAGAATCGATATACATATGCATATATATTCTGTCAAAGAAAATGTATCTTACAGTTTGGTCAACCAGGACGCACTCA
This sequence is a window from Brassica oleracea var. oleracea cultivar TO1000 chromosome C1, BOL, whole genome shotgun sequence. Protein-coding genes within it:
- the LOC106341088 gene encoding replication protein A 70 kDa DNA-binding subunit C-like, whose product is MGQVTDLGPVAMVQAKGNDTKRVHFRLRDTSGHEVACCLWGKYAEQFESVEEANDESIICLIRFAKISEYRGEKQITNAFDASLVFLNPTMEEAIDFKQKMLNDPLPLGILDQSNEKKIITRVAHDWNEVDVRCISEILQSFEVDSCKIICSIETIDTDWGWFYFGCKRHNLRLTRIGRKSTGKMIQSEKPQFYCEMCRGACSTIEPKFKLHLVVKDDSETCILMLLDTVAKTIIGSKAVELWDGSFDEIEDPEILPQPIRDLVGKSFCFGLAISTDNLNGSETFKVSEVWSGEYIQRIESVSEPVSLIETNSSTLSGGEMWVRGVI
- the LOC106342983 gene encoding peptidyl-tRNA hydrolase 2, mitochondrial, translated to MMDLMWLIALLLGAALGYYISTLRRRIFVPSSKSVAESSGNKKAKSKEPLEIEELTDSLKRFKMVLVARNDLKMGKGKIAAQCSHATLGLYKKLLRRAPKALNRWENCAQPKVVVKIESEEEMLALRERAKSLKLPTHITIDAGKTQIAPDSRTVMAILGPVDVVDDVTGGLKLM
- the LOC106342993 gene encoding probable calcium-binding protein CML18, with the protein product MSRDDGDKPSPARGKKLGDEQLAELREIFRSYDQNNDGSLTELELAALLRSLGLKPSQDQLDTLIHKADRNNNGIIEFSEFVALVEPDLVKCPYTEDQLKAIFKMFDRDGNGYITAAELAHSMAKLGHALTAEELTGMIREADRDGDGCIDFEEFVQAITSAAFDNAWG